The nucleotide window TGAAAAAAATTTGATTGAAAAGTATACAAATATAAATCAGTTTATCGTTGGGATGGTGTTGGAGAGCCTAAAACATTTGAAATTGATAATACTACAGGTAAAATTACAGATTGAAAAGAATAAAAGGAACTTAATAGTTCCTCTTTTATATTAATCGTACAAATTTCATAAATATAATTAATAGGAATATATTTGTTATTGTATTATACAATGCTGGACTAAATTTTCATACCTCAAATGTCTGATTAAAAAAACTATATATTGTTTGAAATATTTTACCAACACCACTTGCTAACTCATTTACTTGTTTTACACCCGGAATATTATTAACAACTCAAATTGCTGCATTTCTAATATGACATGCTAAATTATATCAACTACAACTTTCATATTGTGCTTGTCATCATTGCCCATCAGGAAACAATCCACCATTATTAATTTCTTGTCAATTATAAATACCAAAATTAAAATCATAATAACGATAAATATCATTTTCTTTTTGAGCTTGTAATTCAAAAACATTATAACCAATTTTTTGTTCTTCAATTTTTTTATATTTTAAACCATATTTATCTTTTAAAGCACCTTCAAAAACATAACCCTCATTTTGATTAATATTATAATTATTTGAAACTGAAAAATCATAATTAAATACATTACCATAGTTAGTATTATAAAACCGATTTTTGAAGGCAGAATATAATTTAATATCTAATTGCTTATATTTATCAGAAAAATAAAAATAACGTGGATAAATTTTAAAACCATTGTTAGCCAACAAACCATATTTCTTGTTATAACCTTGAACATAAGTATTATTTTCTAAATCAAAAATGGTTCGTAAATAATCTTTATAAAAATTTTGAGAAACCGTAAACATACTATTTAATAACTTTTCAAATTGAGTTTTATTAGTATTTTTTTCATCAATTAAAACATCTCTAAAATTAACCAACTTTAAACCAAAAAAGTTAATTAGAACAGTATTATATTGTAAATTATCAATATAACCACTTTCAATAAAATTACTACGATTTTGAAACACTGGCACCAACGCATGCGCAAAAAATGCTTTTAAAAATTTATTAATATCAATTTGCCCTTTCATATGTTCAAAAACATCTTTACCAGTATTAGGACTATTACCTTGATAATAATTATATGTTTCAGCACTAAAATTAAATATATTTTCTTTATTTTTCATAAAAACAAATAAAAAACCTAAATCATCAGTATACCGATAACTATTATAATCACTACCATTTCAATATTGCTTAAGGTGTGTTAACTCTAAACTCCCAGCAATAATATTTTTCTTTTCATCAATCGTTAAAATCATTCGATAAATTGACTTTTTAGTTAAAATTATACCAGTACTAGTTTTATCTAAATTATTAATAATTTCAAAATCAAAAATAATTCTTTGACTACCTAAATTTGGATCATCATAATCAGGGTTACCACCTTGCTGAACTCGAATATTTTCTTGCACAATAGCATTAATATATTTTAATAAAAAAGAACGAGTATTTTGATATTGATTATCAGTCCAAAAAATAGGATTACCATTATTATCAATTTCAAATGTTTTAGGCTCTCCAACACCATCCCAACGATAAACTGATTTATATTTGTATACTTTTCAATCAAATTTTTTTCAATCTGCTAAATAATAACCTTTTTCTTTACTCCCAGCAATTACAATATAAGTTTTATCTTTATCTAAAATTTCAGATTCAGGGTCATTAATTAACTTTCAATTTTGGAATTTTAAATTAATCAATTGTAAATTATCAACACTTTTTTCTAATTTATTAATAACTTCCACAGTATTAAAATACTTGGCAAAAGAATAAGAAAAATTAGTTAATTCTTTTAAAAATTGTTTTTTATCAACATCATAAAATTTATCAATGTTATATTGTTTAGCATAAGTATCTCAATTTTTATATAAATCCATAAACTCATCACTAGGCTTGTCGAATGAAATTCCAGTTGAATAACTATCTTTTAAAAAGTCTAAATATCACTTATCATTATAAATTAATGATTTTGATGTTTTTAAAGTCGGATTAATAAAATAATTCGTTTCTGATCAATTTTCAAAAAAAGTACTACGTAAAAACATTGTATTAATAAAATCTGTTTCATTGATACCTGTTGATTGTTGCTTTACATTATAACTTTGTTGATTTAAAGGTTTAAATGCTGTTAAAGTAATAAAAGGAATAACTAAGCTTAAAATACCTAAAATAAATATTGAAAATAAAGATATTGTTTTTTTCATATTTAACTACTCCTAACTATACAATGTTTTAGAAACAATAAAGGCAAGAATATATAAACTTGAAATTGTTAACATTAGTGGATGACTAAATAAAATTGCCATTTTACCAAACAACGAAAGTAACCAATTATCTGAATTATATAGATCCATAATAATATTTTTTGCTGATGTTAATTGATTTATAATAACTGTTATAAAACCTGTCCCAAAAATAGCGATTGCTGCAACTAATAAAACTAATCTAATCATTATTTATGTATCCTTCTATATGCTTGTTCTCTCGTTTTTGCTTGTTTAGCTAAACTTGATAATTGTTGTTTATTGCGATTAATTTTAAATTGCTTACGCTCTTTAATGTGTTTTTGTATACCTTGTTTAGTATCAGAAACTCCACGAGCTGTTGCAGAATATAATTGTGATGTGCTATTTTTAACAGTTGAACCTAATTCATTATATTGTGTTGATGTACCATGAATAGCATAAATTGATAATTTAATGATCATAAAAAAGATTATAAAATAAGCAATCGTTGTATTTGTCATTGGCAATTTAGTGTTTCAAATTACATCAAAAATAAACAAAAATACATCAAAAATAAAGCTAAATATCTTGTCTCAATTACTGTTGTTTTCAGTTAAAAAATTAATCATCTTTACCACTTCCTTTTTTAGGTTTTAAATTCTTCTTAAGAATATCAATGTCTAATAACTCTAAACGTTCTTTTATTGTTAAATCTTTAAGTTGTGTTCAATAATACTCTTTAGTATCTGAAACATCATCATTTTTTAAATCACGAACAAATGAAAGTCATTTACTTTCATACTTTTGGGCGATTTCTAATGGAATAATAATCTTAAAAAACCGAATTCCTAATCCAACATCAGATCTATGTTTTGCACGTTTACCCTCTGCTGTACGCTTGACAGATTCGGTTTTTCAAATTTCATAATCAGTAATATCTTGAAAAATACCAATTCGCATAATAAAAAATCTGTTAAAAAAATTAATTCCTTTTTTAACAATGGGTTTTTTCAAAGAAATAGGAATAATAATTCCACTAGCTAATTGGCGAATATTATTTCAAAGCATACCTTCACGTTGAGCTGTAAATAAAGCACGATGTCCAAAATGTCTAGCTAATACAATCCAAGGAATTTTACCACGATGAGTTACTTTTTCATCATGAGGACTAGTTCCGTCAATATATAAAAAACTCTCATCAAACAAAATTAAACTATCATCTGGGGGAACTGGTTTTGTTCGATCTGTAAAATCTAAATTCTTAAAAGTTAAAACTTTAACTTTATCATCTTCTAATGGATAGTTACTATAAATTTTATCTGTTAATAATTTCATTGTTTCCGACAAATAAGTTAAAAGCAGTGTTTTACCAGTACCTAATTTACCAATAATTACTGATAAAGGATTATCTCAAACAAAATTTACTAAACGAAAAGCATTCAACTGATAAAAAATATTTTTTCATAATCATCAAACAAAATAAACACATTGTAAAGCAAATAATAATCAAAACACTAAGCCGGTATAATTTAATGAAATAATTCAAATTAATAAATCAATTAAACTAAACAAAACCATTGAACCATTAATATAACAAAAATTTATTAGAAAAAATACAAACTTTTTCATTACTTAAAATACCCAACTATTTTAAAAATCATTCACAATAAGAACCAAGTTAAAAATAAAATAACAATTCAAATACCAACCATCATAGTTAAATATTCATTTTGAGTCAAAGTCCAAGTTGTAATACTTTCAACGTTAGATTTGTCAATAAATAAAAATATATGAATAAAAAACTCTTTTAATTTTTCTCAATCTTTTGCCATAATTTAAAAACTTCACATTTTTTGAATGATTTTAAAAAACATACCAAAAAATAAAACTATAAACAACACAAACGATATAACATATAAAAATTCAGGAGCATTTGAACCAATAATATAACATACAAATTGAACTCAATAATCATATAAACTCATTTAATTTAAATCTTTCAAATCATTAATTAACTTTTCTACTTTTTCATCACTTCAATTTGTTAAATTATTATTAGTTGTTTTTAGTTTTTTAGGTTCACCGGGGAATAATGCTTTTTTCATTTGTGTAAAATAATTTTGTTTATATTGATTATATAAATTGATTAATTCTGTTCCAGTTAAATGTTTTCACACATGACGTTTTAAATTTTCATCATACTTTACAATAGGATAAGAATTCTCATAAATCAAACCAATAGCTACTTGATCAGAATGTGCTTTACTAGGATAAATAAACTTATTACTCAACCAAAAACCAATATGTTTATTATGATTAGGTAAATTAATAAATGAAGCTTTATCTGTTCTAAAAACTATAAATTCTTTTCGAATAAAATAATTCTCCACATCAATATTTTTCTTATAAAAACTCACAAAAACACCTTACTTTCATACATATAACTCATTTCTATTAGTATCAATACCTGCGAACCATTTACTTTCAATTATTCTGCGAAAAGCTTGAAAACCGTTATATCCAATAAATCACTTAATATCAATAACTTTTATAATATTAAATTGACTTAATGCTGGATTAGAACCTCCTTTATAGTCTGGTTTCTGATACATTATTCAAATCAACTCGCTTTCTATTACATTGCATCGAACAAACATTTAACTTAAAATATAAATTACCAACAAATTTTTTATTCAAAATAGAATAACAAATTTGACATTTGCGATTAATAAAAAATATTCAAATTCCTAACACAATTAATCACACTCCTTAAAAAGTTTAAGTTGTCTAGAAATATTTGGTTTAAAATTCATAATTAATAATTCTTGGCCTAATTCAATTAATTTATTTTTATGTTTCATATCATAAATTTTTTCTCATTCAATTTGATAAAAATTACTAAACAAATTTTTAATATATTCACAATTATTTAAACTTAAAATAAATTTTCCTTTTATATTTTTTAAAAAATACAATAATTCTTCATAATCAAATTTGTAATGCTTATACATAGCAGAAACATTTGCAATATAATAAGGCGGATCTAAATAAAAAACAGTATTCTTATCATCATAAATTTTAATAATTTCAAAATAATTTTTATTTTCTAAAATTGCATTATATTTATTTAGTAAATATTCACATAATTTAACACGATCTAAACAATCATAATATTTTAATTCATAACGTGTAATTGAAAAAGTAGTATTTTCACGACCACTTCAACCTAAACGATTTTGAAATAAAGTTTCTCAACCTTTTTTGCCAAATTTAGGTAACGAATTATAAATATTTTTAGCTTCTTCAACAGAATTAAATTTGGGATATTTATTAATAATATTATTGGTTTTTACATCATTTCAAAAAGTCATTAAATCAGAATTAATATCATTTAATATTATTTCATCTACTTTGTCATTAAACATTAAACGCAAACCAATCGCAGCTGAACCAGCAAATAATTCTACATATCTTTTTATTTTGTTGGGAAAAAAGGAAGATATAAATTTATCAGCTTTAGTTTTTCCACCGACTCATGATAAAGGGCTTAAAAATTGCATAAACTATTTCGCAATATTACTTTCTAACTGTTCTGCAATATGTTGATAAAAACTCATTTCTTTTCGAATAATAAAAGTAGCTTGCATTGTCTTAATTTTAATTTCATCTAATAAATCTTGCATAATTATTCCTCTAAACTTTCTATTTTTTCCTTGAATTCAGATTTTATAACATAAGCACCTTCCGCTCCAATAATTAATGATTTCCCTTGAATATATACAAAATCACTTTTCTTGAATGTTGGATATTTTCTATTTTTTTCAGCAAGTTTATTTTCATAAAAACTTTTTACTTTTTCTAAAATTTGCTCACGATCACTTTCAGAAAATATTTCATCTACTTCATATTGATTTAATTGTTCTTGATATTCTTTTAACATTTCATAAGTTGCTTTCAAAACATCTGGTGCCATATTATTAGGCCACTTTGTAAAATCTTGGCCACAAATTGAAATTACTTGTTCAATACTATCTATAATTTTTTTCATAAAAATACTCCTAACATTTACTGTAATAACCAATGTTGTATTAATGTAACTTAATTATTGTTAAATAAACAATGTTAATAAACAATGTAATAAAAAACAAAAATACAAAATTGGCACACTGAAAAGTACTATTAACAACGTTAATAGAAAATATAAAATTAAAATTAATAAACCAAATAACAAAGCTAGTGTGCCACAGCTAAGATATATGATCAGTTATAATAAATATTAAAAGCCTTTAACCATCACACGGAAAAAGTTTAAAATCTTAATAATAACTCAAATTCCAAATGGAATTAAAATAATTCAAGCATCACCAAGAAAGGTCATTAATTGGGGTAACACTGCATAAACAGCATCTTTAACTTTCATCATAGCTTGTCCTAAACCACTTCAAATAGAATCCATTCCACCTGAAATAGTAGGAGTATCTGCAGCTAGAAAATTAACAGCTGTTGTTAAATACATACCTAACATTATTCCTTATCCTCCTTACTTTTAATTTCTTTTTTATCTTTTTTCTTTCCTTGAATTTGGCGAATTTTTTGATAAATTGATAAACCAATTCAAGCAAGAATTCCTAAAATAATAACAATACTAAATATTCATGTTAACCATACTGGCATAACTTAATTCCTCCTAGAAATTTAGCTTGCGCGGCACGCTTCGCGTGTTCGCTACGCTCAAAATAAACAATATTGAATAAATTACCGCTAATAAATTACGCGGATAATTTATTCATTTTCTTTTACATTATTAGTTACTATTTTATTAACAGTATTAATAACATTATCTTTTCCATACTTAGTTACTAAGGACCGCAAAATAAAATAATGTTTTCTTTCCATTAAAAAAATCAACTCCTTTCTGAGTTGATTTGTTGCACTTCATATTACAATTTACACCTTTAAAAAGTTTCTTATGTTAAAATATTTTTAGTAATAAGCATAACTTAAGAATGACCGTGTAAAAAAGTAACTTAAAATTTATATAAATAAAGAATGAATTATTAATAATACTTTTTTCATTTTTTATTTATTTTGTTAAGTTAAAAAAAGACAGAAAGGAATAAAAAATGAAAAGAATTTTATATTTATTAAGTGCTATAACATTAGGAGGAACAACATCATTAGTAACGGCAGTTCAAACAGTAACAAAGTCTTCACCCCCATCATTAGTTGATATTTTAACAACAGTCAACATTGGAAGGATTGAACTTAATGATGAAGAACATATTCGTACTAGTTTACGTGATTTAAATAATCCAATTTTTTCTCACCCAGGTTTTAGTGAAGCTTTAGTATTTGATCGTATTACATGAAATAGAGCAACAGCACATTTAGAACAAAGCATTATCGTAGAAGGAAATAGATTAATCCCGCGTCTTATTACTTTTACTATTGATTTTACTGCAGATACTTTTACTTTAGCTACTCTAATTCCAAATCGAAATTTAGGAGTTCTTGATGATAATTATTCATATACAATTTTAACAAGATTACAAGAAGAAAATCCTGAAATAGTATCTTCAGAATTATATTTAGAAGTATCAGAAGTATATGAAAATCGTGCAATAATTCGTAACATTAATGCGACATGACATCGGATTGGACAACCAGAAATTGAAGTTAATTTTACAACAAATAATTATATTTTAAATTCTTTAATCCATAATCGTAATTTAGGAGAATTAAGAAACAATGATGAAGCAACAATTAGAACAGCAATTATTAATGCAAATTCAAATTTGCAACCAAATGATATTCAACAGATTACTGATATTACTAATAATAGTGCGCGAATTTATGGACAACTTGCCTCAACTAGCGGTTCAATTATAACTTTACCAACTAATAGATGAGGATTATCAGGTAATAGGTGACGTCCAGCCTTGAGCAATGAAGATACGAGGGCTTATGAACAAATTTTTGAAAATGCTATTATTGTTCATTTTACATTAGGAGAAGAAGCAAATTATGCAACAATTAGGCCAGATGAAAATGCGAGTTATGAAACAATTGCACCAAATGATAATCACATTTATGAAACAATTAGGCCATCTTCACATACGAATGCTCCACCACCTGCTTCAACTCAAACTACAGTTGAAAAAATAACAAAACAAAATATTCATGATAGTATGAAGTCTTATAATACTGCATTAAAAATAGAGAAAGAAAAACATTTAGTTAAAATAAATGAACATTATGCTAATTTGTCTGAACAAGAACAAGAAGAATTTAATAATAAAATACGTACAATTGGTCTAACTGCAACAAACTTAGGAATTTCAGGGACTGGATTATTAACGCTTTCAAAGGTTACAAATACTTCGCCAATTAAAGGTTTAAGAATGAGTGCTAACTATCTTAAAAATATGATGTCTTCTGCTCGTACTAGTGCAGCAATAGAAACTGAAGAAGCAGTGGAATTAACACCTTTATTATCAACAAGTGCTCCAGAAGGATTAGCAGCAGCTGAGACATTAACAACGGTAGAAGCAACGACAGTTGGAGCAACTGAAGCAACCGTTATTGGAACTGAAGCGACGATTAGTACCGCATTAGCTCCTGAGACGGTAGGATTATCATTAATCATTGGTGTGTTTATTGCTGCGGGAACAGGAATTATCTATTGATTATTTAGTTCTAGTGAAAAGCCTACTGTTGTTAAACACCAATCGGATAATCAATATAATGAAATTGAAAAATATTATCAATTTTTAGCACATGATAAATTAAAAATTAGTATTTCTACTAAGGAATGAGATTTAATTAAGAAAATTTTTCAAGAAAATTATTATGATTTTAATGGATTTAAACAAAAGGTTAAAACGCAAATTCTTGGTTTTCATCAAGAGGATCATAGTGGCTGAGGGGGAGCAATTTCATCAGCTGATATTGATATTTTAATTCAAACTATGTTTTATCATTTTACAACAATAAATAAATATTTTGTATTAACAAACCAACATGGTTGAAAAATTGTAACAAATACAATTGGAAGTTATTTACAATTTGAACCAGAATAAAATCAAGAGTAAAATTTTAAAGGTTTAGAAGAAAAAAGCGCATAAAAGTGGCATAACATTATTGTGAAATTATTCTTTTCGTTTTGATTTAATGAAAGTAACAGGACGAAAAAAAGTCTATTGATTATCTGCTTTTAGTGATTATGGTTAAACTAATGAAGAAGAATTTTTTGCAGAAGCATTTACATATTGATTTTTAGTTCCAAATAAATTAAAAGTAAGATTATGAGAATTTTGGCATGAATATTTAACAAGTTATTTACCAACTTTAATATTACAACAATAAATGAAAAAGTAGAAATTTGAGTATGTAAAGAAAAAGTGGACATAAAAAATAAAATTGCTTTAGGATTGAGTTATTCTGTATTTAACAGGACTTAATCCTTTTTTAATTTGTTTTGTCGTCTAACTTCATTATATAATTTTAAGTTAGCAAAAAATATGCAAATTAATTTAAAAGTATTGCAAATATTTTGATAAAAATAGAAATTATTTCTTAAAAATATCATTATCAAAAGATAGTGCTAGAATAAAACTAAGGTTTAGCAAATAGCAAATCTTTAATTTTACTAACAAACTAAGCCTTATTTTAAATAAGGTTAGAGGTTAGAGGTTACTAGTGATAATTGTTAATTACATATTTTTATTTATATAATTTTTAATTACCATTATTAATTTCATCCTTCTAAACTTAAGAATTTTTTGTTAATTATCTGACATTTATCTGGCATTTTAATATAACAAAAAATTAATTAATACTTAATAAAAGAGGTGTAAAAAACTATGATTAAAATGTTGCAGTTATTAACTGCATGCTTTAGCATTAATTCTTTTGTTATGCCCTTAGCATATCAGAATAATAATTTACTAGCAAAAAATATGACCGATTCAGAAACACCAAAAATTATTAATCTCGAAGATTATATAACTAATGCTTTGTATAGTGATTTTAAATTACATCATCCTTCCGTGTTTATTAGAAACCTTAGTATAATATCTAAAAATTTAACTTATTCAAATGAAAATGTTTCCGTTAAAAATAATATTGCAACAAATAATAAGGAAACAAGTGACATTGACCCTGGCCTTTATTTTGGAAAAGCAACTTTTACTAATGACACTGATGAAATGCAAGTGTTTCAAACCCCGGAATTTATTCAAAAAGTAACAACAATCTATACTTATCAAACTGTAAATGGAATTTCAGGAGGAATTGAACTTAATTTTACATATCTTAATTTTAATTACAAAATTAATTATAGTAAGACAGACATTGAAACAACAACAAATACTGTCACGCTTACTGCTCCGAGTCAGACAATTAAGGTAAAACCACATACTAAAAGTGATGCTTCAGTTTATTTGGGAACTTCAAGAGGCAATGCTTACCTTAATTTAAATGTTGATATTAGTGGAACAGTAAAATGTGAAATTAATAAAATTAATGGTATTGGCATTATTTATGAAGCAAATATTGCTGATGCTTTTAAATCATTGCAAACTTTTAGCGGCCTACCTGATGCTATTAGCGTGAAAGACAATCAAACAATTCACTTTAATGGTTTAGGAAGTATTAATGGATTTGTTACTAAAACTAATTATTTTGTGAGAATTAAAGACACCCCAATCTTATAAGAAAAGAGATGACTACTAACATGAAAAAACTATTATTAACTGCAATTTCTTCTATTTTCGGTGGGATAATGCCAGTAATATCTGCGGGGATTTCTAATAATATAATTGAACTAAAAACAAAACATCTTAATAATGAACAGTTAATTGATTTTAATGCTTTAAATCAAAAAGTAGCATTAGATGTTTTAAAACAAACATTTCCGGATAAAACAATTACTGGTGTGACAAATGTTAATGTAACAGACCTAAATGTTTTTGATGTTAAGGGAACAGTTACTGGAACAACAAGCACAGAACAATCGCAAGCAATTTATATGGGCGAAGATGTTTTAGACAATAGTTATGGTGACACTGATCAAATGTTAAAAACTTCATCATATCAAAAAGATGTTATAAATCAAATTACACATACTGTTGTCCACGGAATAACTGTTGATGCAAAAGCAACAGTTGATATTTTTAATATTAATCTTGAATATAATTTTAGTAATACGAAGACAGAAACACAATCAACAACAATTACGGTGAATTCCCCAATCCAAACAATTGCTGTTCCTGCCCATAAAAAATTTTTAGTTAAAACTTACTTAGGACAAAATGATGTAAAAGTAAATTTAGATCTTAATGCGATTCTTGCTGGCACAATTTATGGTAATTATACAATTAGTAATTCAAATGAGATTTATGATTTTCATTTACCACTTGCATTAGCATATCAACAATATAGTC belongs to Spiroplasma melliferum and includes:
- a CDS encoding Spiroplasmavirus-related protein — protein: MKKTISLFSIFILGILSLVIPFITLTAFKPLNQQSYNVKQQSTGINETDFINTMFLRSTFFENWSETNYFINPTLKTSKSLIYNDKWYLDFLKDSYSTGISFDKPSDEFMDLYKNWDTYAKQYNIDKFYDVDKKQFLKELTNFSYSFAKYFNTVEVINKLEKSVDNLQLINLKFQNWKLINDPESEILDKDKTYIVIAGSKEKGYYLADWKKFDWKVYKYKSVYRWDGVGEPKTFEIDNNGNPIFWTDNQYQNTRSFLLKYINAIVQENIRVQQGGNPDYDDPNLGSQRIIFDFEIINNLDKTSTGIILTKKSIYRMILTIDEKKNIIAGSLELTHLKQYWNGSDYNSYRYTDDLGFLFVFMKNKENIFNFSAETYNYYQGNSPNTGKDVFEHMKGQIDINKFLKAFFAHALVPVFQNRSNFIESGYIDNLQYNTVLINFFGLKLVNFRDVLIDEKNTNKTQFEKLLNSMFTVSQNFYKDYLRTIFDLENNTYVQGYNKKYGLLANNGFKIYPRYFYFSDKYKQLDIKLYSAFKNRFYNTNYGNVFNYDFSVSNNYNINQNEGYVFEGALKDKYGLKYKKIEEQKIGYNVFELQAQKENDIYRYYDFNFGIYNWQEINNGGLFPDGQWWQAQYESCSWYNLACHIRNAAIWVVNNIPGVKQVNELASGVGKIFQTIYSFFNQTFEVWKFSPALYNTITNIFLLIIFMKFVRLI
- a CDS encoding Spiroplasmavirus-related protein, which translates into the protein MIRLVLLVAAIAIFGTGFITVIINQLTSAKNIIMDLYNSDNWLLSLFGKMAILFSHPLMLTISSLYILAFIVSKTLYS
- a CDS encoding Spiroplasmavirus-related protein translates to MINFLTENNSNWDKIFSFIFDVFLFIFDVIWNTKLPMTNTTIAYFIIFFMIIKLSIYAIHGTSTQYNELGSTVKNSTSQLYSATARGVSDTKQGIQKHIKERKQFKINRNKQQLSSLAKQAKTREQAYRRIHK
- a CDS encoding Spiroplasmavirus-related protein, which gives rise to MKKFVFFLINFCYINGSMVLFSLIDLLIWIISLNYTGLVFWLLFALQCVYFVWWLWKNIFYQLNAFRLVNFVWDNPLSVIIGKLGTGKTLLLTYLSETMKLLTDKIYSNYPLEDDKVKVLTFKNLDFTDRTKPVPPDDSLILFDESFLYIDGTSPHDEKVTHRGKIPWIVLARHFGHRALFTAQREGMLWNNIRQLASGIIIPISLKKPIVKKGINFFNRFFIMRIGIFQDITDYEIWKTESVKRTAEGKRAKHRSDVGLGIRFFKIIIPLEIAQKYESKWLSFVRDLKNDDVSDTKEYYWTQLKDLTIKERLELLDIDILKKNLKPKKGSGKDD
- a CDS encoding Spiroplasmavirus-related protein, with amino-acid sequence MAKDWEKLKEFFIHIFLFIDKSNVESITTWTLTQNEYLTMMVGIWIVILFLTWFLLWMIFKIVGYFK
- a CDS encoding Spiroplasmavirus-related protein gives rise to the protein MSFYKKNIDVENYFIRKEFIVFRTDKASFINLPNHNKHIGFWLSNKFIYPSKAHSDQVAIGLIYENSYPIVKYDENLKRHVWKHLTGTELINLYNQYKQNYFTQMKKALFPGEPKKLKTTNNNLTNWSDEKVEKLINDLKDLN
- a CDS encoding DNA adenine methylase, coding for MQFLSPLSWVGGKTKADKFISSFFPNKIKRYVELFAGSAAIGLRLMFNDKVDEIILNDINSDLMTFWNDVKTNNIINKYPKFNSVEEAKNIYNSLPKFGKKGWETLFQNRLGWSGRENTTFSITRYELKYYDCLDRVKLCEYLLNKYNAILENKNYFEIIKIYDDKNTVFYLDPPYYIANVSAMYKHYKFDYEELLYFLKNIKGKFILSLNNCEYIKNLFSNFYQIEWEKIYDMKHKNKLIELGQELLIMNFKPNISRQLKLFKECD
- a CDS encoding Spiroplasmavirus-related protein, with amino-acid sequence MLGMYLTTAVNFLAADTPTISGGMDSIWSGLGQAMMKVKDAVYAVLPQLMTFLGDAWIILIPFGIWVIIKILNFFRVMVKGF
- a CDS encoding chitinase — its product is MKRILYLLSAITLGGTTSLVTAVQTVTKSSPPSLVDILTTVNIGRIELNDEEHIRTSLRDLNNPIFSHPGFSEALVFDRITWNRATAHLEQSIIVEGNRLIPRLITFTIDFTADTFTLATLIPNRNLGVLDDNYSYTILTRLQEENPEIVSSELYLEVSEVYENRAIIRNINATWHRIGQPEIEVNFTTNNYILNSLIHNRNLGELRNNDEATIRTAIINANSNLQPNDIQQITDITNNSARIYGQLASTSGSIITLPTNRWGLSGNRWRPALSNEDTRAYEQIFENAIIVHFTLGEEANYATIRPDENASYETIAPNDNHIYETIRPSSHTNAPPPASTQTTVEKITKQNIHDSMKSYNTALKIEKEKHLVKINEHYANLSEQEQEEFNNKIRTIGLTATNLGISGTGLLTLSKVTNTSPIKGLRMSANYLKNMMSSARTSAAIETEEAVELTPLLSTSAPEGLAAAETLTTVEATTVGATEATVIGTEATISTALAPETVGLSLIIGVFIAAGTGIIYWLFSSSEKPTVVKHQSDNQYNEIEKYYQFLAHDKLKISISTKEWDLIKKIFQENYYDFNGFKQKVKTQILGFHQEDHSGWGGAISSADIDILIQTMFYHFTTINKYFVLTNQHGWKIVTNTIGSYLQFEPE